One part of the Acinetobacter sp. XS-4 genome encodes these proteins:
- the ftsA gene encoding cell division protein FtsA, which yields MNEAVPSVVAIDIGTHKVSVLIGKIHAPDNIQVIGMATARNRGMNKGKIVSLDKVIAAIKNAVAEAENMAECRIHSAWVSIPSTELQSFYASGRTPVANPAHVITTNEVVRALELAKASHVTSDYYLASAVPLGFELGDSAEWVQNPINMTAHSMTGHYQLMMMPIATMQNLDRAMKGANIGVEKMVVSCLATAEASLLKDEKEYGVCLVDIGAGITNLAVYLDGRLALARTLQRGGEHVTRDIAAVLQTTTEEAERIKILYGCVDLSAVKPDHMIQVEGIDGPQTISRIELSEIIIARYEEIFSQIRDELENSGAIHGLYHGVVLTGDACQIEGMVSLARRMLGVSAHLGNPPLQVYADDQHQAALRRSMYATAAGLLMFSQSELQEAVEEPEEANDRSVWERMVNGWNAFNSKLKAIF from the coding sequence ATGAATGAAGCTGTTCCCTCAGTTGTTGCGATTGACATTGGGACGCATAAAGTTTCAGTTTTGATTGGAAAAATTCATGCGCCGGATAACATTCAAGTTATCGGTATGGCAACTGCTCGCAATCGAGGCATGAATAAAGGAAAAATCGTAAGCCTCGATAAAGTCATCGCTGCGATTAAAAATGCTGTTGCTGAAGCGGAAAATATGGCCGAATGTCGCATTCATAGCGCATGGGTATCGATTCCGAGTACCGAGTTGCAAAGTTTTTATGCCTCTGGCCGTACACCAGTTGCTAATCCAGCACATGTTATTACAACAAATGAAGTCGTGCGCGCGTTAGAATTGGCAAAAGCAAGTCATGTGACTTCTGATTACTATTTAGCAAGTGCAGTGCCGTTAGGCTTTGAATTAGGTGATTCTGCTGAATGGGTGCAGAATCCAATTAACATGACTGCCCATAGTATGACAGGACATTATCAGTTAATGATGATGCCTATAGCAACTATGCAAAACCTTGATCGCGCTATGAAAGGTGCAAATATCGGGGTTGAAAAAATGGTGGTATCTTGTCTGGCAACAGCTGAGGCAAGCTTGCTTAAAGATGAAAAAGAGTATGGTGTTTGTCTGGTCGATATTGGCGCAGGTATTACCAATCTTGCGGTTTATCTAGATGGGCGTTTGGCTCTGGCACGTACATTGCAGCGTGGTGGTGAGCACGTTACGCGTGATATTGCTGCTGTATTGCAAACTACGACAGAAGAAGCTGAGCGTATTAAAATTCTGTATGGTTGTGTCGATTTAAGTGCTGTTAAGCCAGATCACATGATTCAGGTAGAAGGAATTGATGGCCCTCAAACCATTAGTCGAATTGAGTTGTCAGAAATTATTATTGCCCGCTATGAAGAGATCTTTAGCCAGATTCGCGATGAACTCGAAAACAGCGGTGCAATTCATGGTTTATACCATGGTGTAGTGTTGACAGGGGATGCCTGTCAAATCGAAGGTATGGTGAGCTTGGCTCGCCGTATGTTGGGGGTATCCGCACATTTGGGTAATCCACCGTTACAGGTTTATGCTGATGATCAACATCAGGCAGCATTACGTCGTTCGATGTATGCAACAGCAGCTGGTTTGCTCATGTTTAGCCAAAGTGAGTTGCAAGAAGCTGTTGAAGAGCCTGAAGAGGCAAATGACCGTTCGGTATGGGAGCGAATGGTAAATGGCTGGAATGCATTTAATAGCAAGCTAAAAGCCATTTTTTAG
- the ftsZ gene encoding cell division protein FtsZ: protein MASFEFIEDELNDGNGQARFTVFGVGGGGGNAVQHMVQSDIQGVKFVCANTDKQALDCMNAPFKIQLGEQSTRGLGAGANPEVGQVAAEESREIIRHHLEGTDMVFVTAGMGGGTGTGAAPVVAEVAKEMGILTVGVVTTPFNFEGRRRLKSAERGIEALEAHVDSLIIIPNQRLLSVYGDISMKDAYKKADDVLLNAVRSIFDLVVNRGHINLDFADLKTAMSTRGYAMMGAGLGRGEDRARQAAEQAIRSPLLDNVNIINAKGVLINITGGDDITLRETEIITDVVNQIVDLDEGEIFYGTVFDPDARDELRVTVIATGLTRNAADAEPRKRNTVSHASSQAAQSVDEDDVPAINKRQNADNEVSSTASSSPRSSPMSIQDYLKNQQRK from the coding sequence ATGGCCTCATTTGAATTTATAGAAGATGAACTAAACGATGGCAACGGTCAAGCCCGTTTCACTGTATTTGGTGTAGGTGGTGGTGGCGGTAATGCCGTTCAACATATGGTGCAGTCTGATATTCAAGGTGTTAAATTCGTTTGTGCCAATACAGACAAACAAGCACTAGACTGTATGAATGCACCTTTCAAAATTCAGTTAGGCGAGCAAAGTACGCGTGGTTTAGGTGCTGGTGCTAACCCTGAAGTAGGGCAAGTTGCAGCAGAAGAAAGCCGTGAAATTATTCGTCACCATCTTGAAGGTACGGATATGGTATTCGTTACCGCTGGTATGGGTGGCGGTACGGGTACGGGTGCGGCTCCTGTCGTGGCTGAAGTTGCCAAAGAAATGGGTATTTTGACCGTTGGTGTTGTAACAACCCCATTTAACTTTGAAGGCCGTCGCCGTTTAAAATCTGCTGAACGCGGTATTGAAGCGCTTGAAGCACATGTTGATTCATTGATTATTATCCCTAACCAACGCTTACTCAGCGTATATGGCGATATTTCAATGAAAGATGCTTATAAAAAAGCTGATGATGTATTGTTAAACGCTGTACGCAGTATCTTTGACCTTGTAGTAAACCGTGGTCACATTAACCTTGACTTCGCCGATTTGAAAACTGCAATGAGTACTCGTGGTTACGCAATGATGGGTGCTGGTTTAGGCCGTGGTGAAGATCGTGCACGTCAAGCAGCTGAGCAGGCTATTCGTAGCCCATTGCTTGATAACGTCAATATTATTAATGCTAAAGGTGTGTTGATTAACATTACTGGCGGTGACGATATTACGTTACGTGAAACTGAAATCATTACTGATGTTGTGAACCAGATTGTTGACCTTGATGAAGGTGAAATTTTCTACGGTACGGTATTTGATCCAGATGCCCGTGATGAATTACGTGTAACAGTCATTGCAACTGGTTTAACTCGTAATGCTGCAGATGCAGAACCGAGAAAACGTAATACAGTAAGTCATGCATCGTCTCAAGCGGCTCAATCTGTTGATGAAGATGATGTTCCTGCTATTAATAAACGTCAAAATGCAGACAATGAAGTGAGTAGTACTGCAAGTTCTTCTCCGCGTTCTTCGCCAATGAGTATTCAAGATTACTTGAAAAATCAGCAACGTAAGTAA
- the lpxC gene encoding UDP-3-O-acyl-N-acetylglucosamine deacetylase, giving the protein MVKQRTLNRVVKASGIGLHSGQKVMINFIPHTADGGIVFRRIDLDPPVEIHANALLIQEAFMCSNLVIGDIKVGTIEHVMSAIAGLGIDNLIVEVSASEVPIMDGSAGPFIYLLMQGGLRELDAPKKFIRILKPVEALIDDKKAIFSPHNGFQLNFTIDFDHPAFAKEYQSATIDFSTETFVYEVSEARTFGFMKDLDYLKANNLALGASLDNAIGVDDTGVVNEEGLRFADEFVRHKILDAVGDLYLLGHQIIAKFDGYKSGHALNNQLLRNVQSDPSNYEIVTFNDESECPIPYVSVT; this is encoded by the coding sequence ATGGTGAAACAACGTACTCTCAATCGTGTGGTAAAAGCGAGTGGAATAGGTCTTCATAGCGGTCAAAAAGTGATGATCAATTTCATTCCACATACCGCGGATGGAGGTATTGTATTTCGTCGTATCGATTTAGACCCGCCCGTTGAAATCCATGCAAATGCTTTGCTCATTCAAGAAGCTTTCATGTGCTCCAATTTAGTGATTGGAGATATAAAAGTTGGAACGATTGAGCATGTAATGAGTGCAATTGCAGGTTTAGGGATTGATAACCTTATTGTTGAGGTATCAGCGTCTGAAGTTCCGATTATGGATGGAAGTGCTGGTCCGTTTATTTACCTATTAATGCAAGGTGGATTACGTGAGTTGGATGCACCGAAAAAATTTATAAGAATATTAAAACCAGTTGAAGCATTAATAGATGATAAAAAAGCAATTTTTAGTCCGCATAATGGTTTTCAATTAAATTTTACAATTGATTTTGATCATCCTGCCTTTGCTAAAGAATATCAATCTGCGACTATCGATTTTTCTACTGAAACTTTTGTATATGAAGTCAGTGAAGCTCGTACTTTTGGTTTCATGAAAGATCTAGATTATCTCAAAGCAAATAACTTAGCCTTAGGTGCAAGTTTAGACAATGCCATTGGTGTAGATGACACAGGCGTTGTTAACGAAGAAGGCTTACGTTTCGCTGATGAATTTGTAAGACATAAGATTTTGGATGCAGTAGGTGATTTGTATTTGCTTGGTCATCAAATTATTGCCAAGTTTGATGGCTATAAATCGGGACATGCTTTAAATAATCAGTTGTTACGCAATGTTCAAAGTGATCCGAGTAATTATGAAATTGTAACATTTAATGACGAGAGTGAATGTCCAATTCCATATGTCAGTGTGACATAA
- a CDS encoding DciA family protein, translated as MSKPDNVFQQTGKHIKTGNLTFLTTQVAQWQRLTKMIQPLLPQPEQWQVVCYQNGSLIITGENQAMISQLSYLQNQYVSKLSQLEGLKDLQRIQVRLRNKNISNAPSSEPSKPIPPETQEMLRSAADFVSDPKLSQALLRLASNKK; from the coding sequence ATGTCTAAACCCGATAACGTTTTTCAACAAACCGGAAAACACATAAAAACAGGAAACCTTACGTTTCTAACAACGCAAGTCGCGCAATGGCAAAGACTTACGAAAATGATCCAACCCTTATTGCCCCAACCGGAACAATGGCAGGTCGTGTGTTATCAAAATGGTTCTTTAATCATTACTGGTGAAAATCAGGCGATGATTAGTCAACTCAGTTATTTACAGAACCAATATGTATCTAAATTATCTCAACTTGAAGGGTTAAAAGACTTACAAAGAATTCAGGTTCGCTTGAGAAATAAAAACATTTCAAATGCACCCTCATCTGAGCCATCTAAACCCATCCCCCCGGAAACACAAGAAATGTTACGTAGTGCAGCCGACTTTGTGAGCGACCCTAAGCTTAGCCAAGCTTTACTACGTTTGGCAAGCAATAAAAAATGA
- a CDS encoding M23 family metallopeptidase — MHTRRILLAFSLAASAASVAFADYQTINQSTDSDRLEQLSKTLSQGSYTHPDDLDLPASAKVSVTLRQKTVELNNESLAKKYGNTSAKNSFNASSSNAYSWLISHPLPDTVRVSSNFGGRTMSGRAEHHGGLDMAAPSGTPIYATGPGIVTKSGWGTGYGQYVEINHGNGYLTRYAHASRLMVRVGDQVSAGEHIANVGCTGRCTGPHLHYEVVKDGQRKNPTTYLAMLP; from the coding sequence ATGCACACGCGTCGTATTTTATTAGCGTTTTCACTTGCCGCTTCGGCAGCATCAGTTGCTTTTGCAGATTATCAAACTATTAACCAATCTACTGATTCAGATCGATTGGAACAACTATCAAAAACATTATCTCAAGGTTCATATACCCATCCTGATGATTTAGATCTTCCAGCGAGCGCGAAAGTTTCAGTGACCTTACGCCAAAAAACAGTTGAGCTCAATAATGAGTCGCTCGCAAAAAAATATGGCAATACGAGCGCAAAGAACTCTTTTAATGCCTCTTCTTCAAATGCTTACTCTTGGTTAATTTCTCATCCGCTTCCTGATACTGTACGAGTTTCTTCAAACTTTGGCGGTCGTACAATGAGTGGTCGTGCTGAACATCATGGCGGTTTAGATATGGCTGCTCCGAGTGGCACACCAATCTATGCGACAGGCCCAGGTATTGTAACTAAATCTGGCTGGGGCACTGGCTATGGTCAATATGTTGAAATTAACCATGGTAATGGCTATTTAACACGCTATGCTCATGCTTCACGTTTAATGGTTCGCGTAGGTGACCAAGTGTCGGCAGGTGAACATATTGCGAATGTAGGTTGTACAGGTCGTTGTACTGGTCCACATTTGCACTATGAAGTAGTAAAAGATGGTCAACGTAAGAATCCAACAACTTACTTGGCGATGCTTCCTTAA
- the aceE gene encoding pyruvate dehydrogenase (acetyl-transferring), homodimeric type, with translation MAFYGDSDAQETQEWQDAFDSVLQHMGTERAAFLLEKLYQQAIAKHVPIQRLNTPYLNTISVEEQPAMPGDQDMERRIRALIRWNALAMVLRANKTGDDLGGHLASFASSATLYDVGFNHFFRANSDNFGGDMIYYQGHCAPGIYARSFLEGRLTEEQLSNFRREVGGNGLPSYPHPYLMPDYWQFPTVSMGLGPIMSIYQAHIQKYLMNRGLIKEENRKVWAYLGDGEMDEPESTGAISLAGREKLDNLIWVVNCNLQRLDGPVRGNGKIIQELESLFRGAGWRVIKVVWGRHWDPLLAKDSTGALKAVMGETVDGEYQRYQVKGGAYTREKFFGKYPEAAELVKDLSDEDIDNLNRGGHDPYKVFAAYAEAMTAKGQPTVILAKTVKGYGLSEEIEAVNKTHQIKKMQIDSLKYVRDRFNLPFTDDKLEELPFYRPSENSPEMKYMKARREALGGYLPARRRESEILAIPELSVFDAVLNGSGGKEQSTTMVMVRLIAALLKEKAIKDRVVPIVPDEARTFGLEGMFRQLGIYAAHGQKYTPEDQEQLMHYREASDGHMLQEGINEAGAMSAWAALATSYSTNNLPMIPMYMYYSMFGFQRIGDIAWAAGDAQAQGFLLGATAGRTTLNGEGLQHQDGHSHILANTIPNCVSYDPCFGYELAVIVHDGLQRMYVNQERVFYYLTVMNENYEHPAMPEGAEEGIKRGMYLFEKDEKATVQLLGSGVILREVIKAAKILRDEYQIHSNVWSVTSFNELSRDGMACEEYNRLHPLTEEVKESWVSKQLRGTEGIVVSATDHMRAYSEQIRAYLPDGRPFVALGTDGYGRSDTRANLRSFFGVDAAHIVVATLKKLADEGEVDARLVKDAISNFELDTDRPVAWAPQAHPEVQAVAEYHETQTGEGN, from the coding sequence ATGGCGTTTTACGGTGACTCCGATGCACAAGAAACCCAAGAGTGGCAAGATGCATTCGATTCAGTTTTACAACATATGGGAACTGAGCGCGCGGCATTCTTATTGGAAAAACTTTACCAACAAGCAATTGCTAAGCATGTTCCCATTCAACGTCTCAATACACCTTACTTAAATACAATTTCTGTTGAAGAACAACCTGCAATGCCAGGCGACCAAGATATGGAACGCCGTATTCGTGCATTGATTCGTTGGAATGCCTTAGCAATGGTACTCCGTGCGAATAAAACAGGTGATGATTTAGGTGGACACTTGGCGAGCTTCGCATCAAGTGCAACATTATATGACGTAGGTTTTAACCATTTCTTCCGCGCAAACAGCGATAACTTTGGCGGAGATATGATTTATTACCAAGGACATTGTGCTCCTGGTATTTATGCTCGTTCATTCCTTGAAGGGCGTTTGACTGAAGAACAGTTAAGTAATTTCCGCCGTGAAGTTGGCGGTAACGGTTTACCAAGCTATCCACATCCATATTTAATGCCGGACTATTGGCAATTCCCAACTGTATCAATGGGTCTTGGTCCAATCATGTCAATTTATCAAGCGCACATTCAAAAATATTTGATGAATCGCGGCTTGATCAAAGAAGAAAATCGTAAAGTCTGGGCATATCTTGGCGATGGTGAGATGGATGAGCCAGAAAGTACTGGTGCAATTTCACTTGCTGGTCGTGAAAAGCTTGATAACCTAATTTGGGTTGTTAACTGTAACTTACAGCGTCTAGATGGCCCTGTACGTGGTAACGGTAAAATCATTCAAGAATTAGAATCTTTATTCCGTGGTGCGGGCTGGCGTGTCATTAAAGTGGTATGGGGTCGTCATTGGGATCCGCTACTTGCAAAAGACAGCACAGGTGCATTAAAAGCGGTAATGGGAGAAACAGTTGATGGCGAATACCAGCGCTATCAAGTGAAAGGTGGTGCATATACACGCGAGAAATTCTTTGGTAAGTACCCAGAAGCTGCGGAACTTGTAAAAGATTTAAGCGATGAAGATATCGATAATCTTAACCGTGGTGGTCATGACCCGTACAAAGTTTTTGCTGCCTATGCAGAAGCAATGACAGCCAAAGGTCAACCAACAGTTATTCTTGCGAAAACTGTTAAAGGTTATGGTTTGTCTGAAGAAATTGAAGCGGTGAATAAGACCCACCAAATCAAAAAAATGCAGATCGATTCTTTAAAATATGTACGTGACCGTTTTAACCTGCCATTTACAGACGATAAATTAGAAGAGCTTCCATTCTATCGCCCAAGTGAAAACTCTCCAGAAATGAAGTATATGAAAGCGCGTCGTGAAGCGTTAGGTGGTTACCTACCTGCACGTCGTCGTGAGAGTGAAATTTTAGCGATTCCTGAATTATCTGTATTTGATGCAGTATTAAACGGTTCAGGTGGTAAAGAGCAATCTACGACTATGGTGATGGTTCGTTTAATTGCTGCTTTACTTAAAGAAAAAGCAATTAAAGACCGCGTAGTACCAATCGTTCCAGATGAAGCACGTACTTTTGGTCTAGAAGGTATGTTCCGTCAGCTTGGTATTTATGCCGCTCATGGTCAAAAATATACCCCAGAAGACCAAGAACAGTTAATGCATTACCGTGAAGCAAGTGACGGTCACATGCTTCAAGAAGGGATTAACGAAGCTGGTGCGATGAGCGCATGGGCTGCGTTGGCAACAAGTTATTCAACGAATAACTTACCAATGATTCCAATGTACATGTACTACTCAATGTTTGGTTTCCAACGTATTGGTGACATTGCGTGGGCTGCGGGTGATGCACAAGCTCAAGGTTTCTTGTTAGGTGCAACAGCTGGTCGTACCACATTGAACGGTGAAGGTTTACAACACCAAGATGGTCATTCACATATCTTAGCGAACACGATTCCTAACTGTGTATCTTATGACCCATGTTTTGGTTACGAATTAGCTGTAATCGTTCATGACGGTTTACAACGTATGTATGTGAACCAAGAGCGTGTGTTCTATTACCTAACTGTAATGAACGAAAACTACGAGCATCCTGCAATGCCTGAAGGCGCTGAGGAAGGCATTAAACGTGGTATGTACTTGTTCGAAAAAGATGAAAAAGCAACTGTCCAGCTACTTGGTTCAGGTGTAATTCTTCGTGAAGTGATCAAAGCTGCGAAAATCTTACGTGATGAATACCAAATCCATTCAAACGTTTGGAGTGTAACAAGCTTCAATGAGTTATCGCGTGATGGTATGGCATGTGAAGAATACAACCGCTTACACCCACTTACTGAAGAAGTGAAAGAATCTTGGGTATCTAAACAATTACGCGGTACAGAAGGTATTGTTGTTTCAGCAACAGACCATATGCGTGCATATAGCGAACAAATTCGTGCTTATCTTCCAGATGGTCGCCCATTTGTTGCGTTGGGTACAGATGGTTATGGTCGCTCAGATACACGTGCTAACTTACGTAGTTTCTTTGGTGTTGACGCTGCACATATCGTTGTTGCTACTTTGAAAAAATTAGCTGACGAAGGTGAAGTAGATGCACGTTTAGTTAAAGATGCGATTTCTAACTTTGAGTTAGACACTGATCGTCCAGTGGCATGGGCTCCACAAGCACATCCAGAAGTTCAGGCAGTTGCTGAATACCATGAAACGCAAACAGGTGAGGGGAACTAA
- a CDS encoding 2-oxo acid dehydrogenase subunit E2: protein MQIKTPDIGVDKAIVAEILVKVGDSIAENDSLVLLESDKASVEVPSTSAGVVKSILIKEGDSVTEGTVLFELEAEGTAPAAQTEEVAKPAPAAEQSAAPVAVQQASTAVQPAAATTSQVVEVQVPDIGVEKALVGEILVKVGEQIDVEQSIVVVESDKATVEVPSSVAGTVESIQVKEGDTVKEGVVLIKVKTTSAASAPVEAPASTAAPVAAPAPVQQETVAAAATQSGPVDINVPDLGVDKAVVAEILVQVGDKVDVDQSLVVVESDKATVEVPSTVAGVVKAIHLQAGQQVSQGILLATIEAEGQAPAAAPAAKAEVAPAPQAAAPKAAAPAPTQAVSAPASGSDKLTKEQEADNAKVYAGPAVRKLARELGVILSQVKTSGEHGRVVKEDIFAYVKTRLTAPQAAPVAAAAPAVSGLPKLPDFTAFGGVEEKVLTRLQQVSIPQLSLNNFIPQVTQFDSADITELEDWRNELKGNFKKEGISLTIMAFIIKAVAHLLKEEREFAGHLSDDGKSVLLRNEIHMGIAVATPDGLTVPVLRNPDQKSIKQIAVELGVLGQKARDKKLTPKDLQGANFTITSLGSIGGTSFTPLVNWPQVAILGISPATMQPVWNGKDFDPRLMLPLSMSYDHRVINGADAARFTNKLTKLLKDIRTLLI, encoded by the coding sequence ATGCAAATTAAGACCCCTGATATTGGCGTAGATAAAGCAATTGTTGCCGAAATTTTGGTAAAAGTTGGCGATAGCATTGCTGAAAATGACAGCCTTGTTTTGCTTGAGTCGGATAAAGCGTCTGTTGAAGTGCCTAGCACTTCAGCAGGTGTCGTAAAAAGTATCTTAATCAAAGAAGGCGATAGCGTAACTGAAGGTACGGTATTGTTTGAACTTGAAGCTGAAGGTACTGCACCTGCGGCTCAAACAGAAGAAGTTGCAAAACCTGCTCCAGCAGCTGAACAATCAGCAGCACCGGTAGCGGTACAACAAGCTTCAACTGCTGTACAACCAGCAGCGGCAACCACGAGTCAAGTGGTTGAAGTTCAAGTTCCTGACATTGGTGTTGAAAAAGCACTCGTTGGTGAAATTTTAGTAAAAGTTGGCGAGCAAATCGATGTTGAGCAAAGCATCGTTGTGGTTGAATCTGATAAAGCAACTGTAGAAGTACCAAGCAGTGTTGCTGGTACTGTAGAAAGCATTCAAGTTAAAGAAGGCGATACAGTTAAAGAAGGTGTTGTGCTCATTAAAGTGAAAACAACATCTGCAGCAAGTGCGCCAGTTGAGGCTCCTGCTTCTACAGCGGCTCCAGTAGCGGCACCTGCACCAGTTCAACAAGAAACTGTAGCTGCGGCTGCTACTCAATCTGGACCAGTTGATATTAACGTTCCTGATTTGGGTGTAGACAAAGCAGTTGTTGCTGAAATTTTGGTACAAGTTGGCGATAAAGTTGATGTAGACCAGAGCCTTGTTGTGGTTGAGTCAGATAAAGCAACTGTTGAAGTTCCAAGTACTGTTGCAGGTGTTGTGAAAGCGATTCACTTGCAAGCAGGTCAACAAGTTTCACAAGGTATATTGCTTGCAACAATTGAAGCTGAAGGCCAAGCACCTGCTGCGGCACCAGCGGCAAAAGCAGAAGTAGCTCCAGCTCCACAGGCAGCAGCACCTAAAGCGGCAGCTCCTGCTCCGACTCAGGCTGTATCTGCTCCAGCGTCTGGTAGTGACAAGTTAACCAAAGAACAAGAAGCCGACAACGCTAAAGTATATGCAGGTCCTGCTGTACGTAAGCTTGCTCGTGAGCTTGGTGTGATTTTGTCACAAGTCAAAACTTCTGGTGAGCATGGCCGTGTTGTTAAAGAAGATATCTTTGCTTATGTGAAGACTCGTTTAACTGCACCACAAGCGGCACCAGTTGCTGCGGCTGCACCAGCGGTTTCGGGTTTGCCAAAGCTTCCTGACTTCACTGCATTTGGTGGTGTGGAAGAAAAAGTACTGACGCGTTTGCAACAAGTATCTATTCCGCAATTGTCGTTGAATAACTTTATTCCGCAAGTCACCCAGTTTGATTCGGCTGACATTACTGAGTTAGAAGATTGGCGTAATGAGCTAAAAGGCAACTTCAAAAAAGAAGGTATCAGCCTGACGATTATGGCATTCATTATCAAAGCGGTTGCGCATTTGTTGAAAGAAGAGCGTGAGTTTGCAGGTCATCTATCTGATGATGGTAAATCAGTGCTCTTGCGCAATGAAATCCATATGGGAATTGCGGTAGCAACACCTGATGGTTTAACTGTGCCAGTACTTCGTAACCCAGACCAAAAATCAATTAAGCAAATTGCAGTTGAATTGGGTGTGTTAGGTCAAAAAGCACGTGATAAGAAATTAACACCGAAAGACTTACAAGGTGCGAACTTCACGATTACAAGCTTAGGTTCGATTGGTGGTACATCATTTACACCACTTGTGAACTGGCCACAAGTTGCGATTTTGGGTATTTCACCAGCAACGATGCAACCAGTTTGGAATGGTAAAGACTTTGATCCACGCTTAATGTTGCCGTTGTCGATGTCTTATGACCACCGTGTAATTAATGGTGCAGATGCCGCTCGCTTTACCAATAAACTTACGAAACTTCTTAAAGATATTCGTACTTTATTAATCTAA
- a CDS encoding TMEM165/GDT1 family protein encodes MQEFLISTSIVALAEMGDKTQLLALLLSARFRKPIPILIAILLATLINHGISAVLGQWITTVLSPEILVWVLAGGFIGMAFWMLIPDKLDDETDSINRWQKFGVFGATFILFFLAEIGDKTQIATVALAARYDSIFWVMLGTTLGMMIANAPAVFIGNKLAERLSISLIHKIGAAIFLIVGVSTLVQHYFF; translated from the coding sequence ATGCAAGAATTTCTGATTTCTACCTCGATTGTTGCCCTCGCTGAAATGGGCGATAAAACTCAATTGTTGGCCCTTTTACTGTCTGCACGTTTCCGTAAGCCAATCCCTATTCTTATTGCGATTCTTTTAGCAACTTTAATTAACCATGGTATCTCTGCTGTGCTTGGGCAGTGGATTACGACCGTCTTGAGTCCCGAAATTTTAGTTTGGGTACTTGCTGGTGGTTTTATTGGTATGGCGTTCTGGATGCTTATTCCAGATAAGCTAGATGATGAAACAGATAGCATTAACAGATGGCAAAAATTTGGTGTTTTTGGTGCAACCTTTATCCTGTTTTTCTTAGCAGAAATTGGTGACAAAACCCAGATTGCGACAGTGGCTTTAGCTGCACGTTACGATAGCATTTTTTGGGTGATGCTAGGTACAACCTTAGGTATGATGATTGCCAATGCACCAGCTGTATTTATTGGTAATAAGTTAGCTGAACGTTTATCTATTTCACTCATTCATAAAATTGGTGCTGCTATTTTCTTAATTGTAGGTGTCTCTACTTTAGTGCAGCATTATTTCTTCTAA